In the genome of Coturnix japonica isolate 7356 chromosome 19, Coturnix japonica 2.1, whole genome shotgun sequence, one region contains:
- the VEZF1 gene encoding vascular endothelial zinc finger 1 isoform X1 yields MEANWTAFLFQAHEASHHQQQAAQNSLLPLLSSAVEPPDQKPILPLPITQKPQPAPETLKDAIVGIKKEKPKTSFVCTYCSKAFRDSYHLRRHESCHTGIKLVSRPKKTPTTMVPLISTIAGDNSRSSLVSTIAGILSTVTTSSSATNPSSSAGATAMAVTQTVKKPSKPVKKNHACEMCGKAFRDVYHLNRHKLSHSDEKPFECPICNQRFKRKDRMTYHVRSHEGGITKPYTCGVCGKGFSRYHVENPRPDHLSCHVKHVHSTERPFKCQTCTAAFATKDRLRTHMVRHEGKVSCNICGKLLSAAYITSHLKTHGQSQSINCNTCKQGINKTCMSEETSNQKQQQQQQQQQQQQQQQQQQQQQQQQQQQQQQQQQQQHVTSWPGKQVETLRLWEEAVKARKKECQFTFEKAIEYVPFEAANLCQTSTAATTPVTLTTPFNITSSVASGTITNPVTVAAAMSMRSPVNVSSAVNISSPMNLGHPVTITSPLSMTSPLTLTTPVNLPTPVTAPVNIAHPVTITSPMNLPTPMTLAGPLNIAMRPVESMPFLPQALPTSPPW; encoded by the exons ATGGAGGCCAACTGGACCGCGTTCCTCTTTCAG GCACACGAAGCCTCCCATCACCAACAGCAGGCAGCGCAGAACAGCTTGTTGcctctgctgagctctgcagtggaGCCACCCGATCAGAAGCCGATTCTGCCCTTACCGATAACGCAGAAACCTCAGCCCGCACCGGAAACATTAAAGGATGCTATTGTAGggattaaaaaggaaaaacctaAAACCTCCTTTGTGTGCACTTACTGCAGTAAGGCTTTCAGGGACAGCTACCATTTGAGGCGCCACGAGTCCTGCCACACGGGGATAAAATTGGTGTCACGGCCAAAGAAAACTCCCACCACAATGGTGCCCCTTATCTCCACCATCGCCGGTGACAACAGCCGGAGCTCCTTGGTGTCCACCATCGCGGGCATCCTGTCCACAGTCACTACGTCTTCCTCCGCCACCAACCCCAGCAGCAGCGCCGGTGCCACGGCCATGGCAGTGACGCAGACGGTGAAGAAGCCCAGCAAACCCGTCAAGAAGAACCACGCCTGCGAGATGTGCGGGAAGGCCTTCAGGGACGTGTACCACCTCAACAGGCACAAGCTGTCCCACTCGGATGAAAAACCCTTCGAATGTCCGATTTGCAATCAGCGCTTCAAGAGAAAGGATCGCATGACCTACCACGTGAGGTCTCACGAGGGTGGCATCACGAAACCGTACACCTGTGGTGTTTGTGGAAAAGGCTTCTCGAGGTACCATGTAGAAAATCCCAG GCCTGATCATTTAAGCTGTCACGTTAAACATGTTCATTCAACAGAGAGACCCTTCAAATGCCAA ACGtgcactgctgcctttgccACCAAAGACAGACTGCGGACACACATGGTGCGCCATGAAGGAAAGGTATCGTGTAATATCTGTGGTAAACTTCTGAGTGCAGCATATATCACCAGCCACTTAAAGACACACGGGCAGAGCCAAAGTATCAACTGTAATACCTGTAAACAAGGCATCAATAAAA CATGCATGAGTGAAGAGACCAGcaatcagaagcagcagcagcagcaacagcagcagcagcagcaacaacaacagcaacagcagcaacagcagcagcagcaacagcaacaacagcagcagcaacagcagcagcagcagcatgtcaCAAGTTGGCCTGGAAAGCAGGTAGAGACCTTGAGATTGTGGGAAGAGGCCGTCAAAGCGAGGAAGAAAG AATGTCAGTTCACCTTTGAGAAGGCTATAGAGTACGTACCATTCG AAGCTGCTAACTTGTGCCAAACCTCCACTGCTGCTACTACGCCTGTGACTCTTACTACTCCATTCAATATAACGTCCTCTGTGGCTTCTGGGACTATCACAAACCCAGTCACAGTGGCAGCTGCAATGAGCATGAGAAGTCCAGTAAATGTATCAAGTGCAGTTAATATATCCAGTCCGATGAACCTAGGGCATCCTGTAACTATAACAAGTCCATTATCCATGACATCTCCATTAACGCTCACCACACCGGTCAATCTTCCCACCCCAGTAACCGCTCCAGTGAATATAGCACACCCAGTCACTATCACGTCTCCCATGAACCTCCCCACACCAATGACGTTAGCTGGTCCCTTAAATATAGCAATGAGACCAGTAGAGAGCATGCCTTTCCTGCCCCAGGCCTTGCCCACGTCTCCTCCCTGGTAA
- the VEZF1 gene encoding vascular endothelial zinc finger 1 isoform X2: protein MEANWTAFLFQAHEASHHQQQAAQNSLLPLLSSAVEPPDQKPILPLPITQKPQPAPETLKDAIVGIKKEKPKTSFVCTYCSKAFRDSYHLRRHESCHTGIKLVSRPKKTPTTMVPLISTIAGDNSRSSLVSTIAGILSTVTTSSSATNPSSSAGATAMAVTQTVKKPSKPVKKNHACEMCGKAFRDVYHLNRHKLSHSDEKPFECPICNQRFKRKDRMTYHVRSHEGGITKPYTCGVCGKGFSRPDHLSCHVKHVHSTERPFKCQTCTAAFATKDRLRTHMVRHEGKVSCNICGKLLSAAYITSHLKTHGQSQSINCNTCKQGINKTCMSEETSNQKQQQQQQQQQQQQQQQQQQQQQQQQQQQQQQQQQQQHVTSWPGKQVETLRLWEEAVKARKKECQFTFEKAIEYVPFEAANLCQTSTAATTPVTLTTPFNITSSVASGTITNPVTVAAAMSMRSPVNVSSAVNISSPMNLGHPVTITSPLSMTSPLTLTTPVNLPTPVTAPVNIAHPVTITSPMNLPTPMTLAGPLNIAMRPVESMPFLPQALPTSPPW from the exons ATGGAGGCCAACTGGACCGCGTTCCTCTTTCAG GCACACGAAGCCTCCCATCACCAACAGCAGGCAGCGCAGAACAGCTTGTTGcctctgctgagctctgcagtggaGCCACCCGATCAGAAGCCGATTCTGCCCTTACCGATAACGCAGAAACCTCAGCCCGCACCGGAAACATTAAAGGATGCTATTGTAGggattaaaaaggaaaaacctaAAACCTCCTTTGTGTGCACTTACTGCAGTAAGGCTTTCAGGGACAGCTACCATTTGAGGCGCCACGAGTCCTGCCACACGGGGATAAAATTGGTGTCACGGCCAAAGAAAACTCCCACCACAATGGTGCCCCTTATCTCCACCATCGCCGGTGACAACAGCCGGAGCTCCTTGGTGTCCACCATCGCGGGCATCCTGTCCACAGTCACTACGTCTTCCTCCGCCACCAACCCCAGCAGCAGCGCCGGTGCCACGGCCATGGCAGTGACGCAGACGGTGAAGAAGCCCAGCAAACCCGTCAAGAAGAACCACGCCTGCGAGATGTGCGGGAAGGCCTTCAGGGACGTGTACCACCTCAACAGGCACAAGCTGTCCCACTCGGATGAAAAACCCTTCGAATGTCCGATTTGCAATCAGCGCTTCAAGAGAAAGGATCGCATGACCTACCACGTGAGGTCTCACGAGGGTGGCATCACGAAACCGTACACCTGTGGTGTTTGTGGAAAAGGCTTCTCGAG GCCTGATCATTTAAGCTGTCACGTTAAACATGTTCATTCAACAGAGAGACCCTTCAAATGCCAA ACGtgcactgctgcctttgccACCAAAGACAGACTGCGGACACACATGGTGCGCCATGAAGGAAAGGTATCGTGTAATATCTGTGGTAAACTTCTGAGTGCAGCATATATCACCAGCCACTTAAAGACACACGGGCAGAGCCAAAGTATCAACTGTAATACCTGTAAACAAGGCATCAATAAAA CATGCATGAGTGAAGAGACCAGcaatcagaagcagcagcagcagcaacagcagcagcagcagcaacaacaacagcaacagcagcaacagcagcagcagcaacagcaacaacagcagcagcaacagcagcagcagcagcatgtcaCAAGTTGGCCTGGAAAGCAGGTAGAGACCTTGAGATTGTGGGAAGAGGCCGTCAAAGCGAGGAAGAAAG AATGTCAGTTCACCTTTGAGAAGGCTATAGAGTACGTACCATTCG AAGCTGCTAACTTGTGCCAAACCTCCACTGCTGCTACTACGCCTGTGACTCTTACTACTCCATTCAATATAACGTCCTCTGTGGCTTCTGGGACTATCACAAACCCAGTCACAGTGGCAGCTGCAATGAGCATGAGAAGTCCAGTAAATGTATCAAGTGCAGTTAATATATCCAGTCCGATGAACCTAGGGCATCCTGTAACTATAACAAGTCCATTATCCATGACATCTCCATTAACGCTCACCACACCGGTCAATCTTCCCACCCCAGTAACCGCTCCAGTGAATATAGCACACCCAGTCACTATCACGTCTCCCATGAACCTCCCCACACCAATGACGTTAGCTGGTCCCTTAAATATAGCAATGAGACCAGTAGAGAGCATGCCTTTCCTGCCCCAGGCCTTGCCCACGTCTCCTCCCTGGTAA
- the VEZF1 gene encoding vascular endothelial zinc finger 1 isoform X5 → MEANWTAFLFQAHEASHHQQQAAQNSLLPLLSSAVEPPDQKPILPLPITQKPQPAPETLKDAIVGIKKEKPKTSFVCTYCSKAFRDSYHLRRHESCHTGIKLVSRPKKTPTTMVPLISTIAGDNSRSSLVSTIAGILSTVTTSSSATNPSSSAGATAMAVTQTVKKPSKPVKKNHACEMCGKAFRDVYHLNRHKLSHSDEKPFECPICNQRFKRKDRMTYHVRSHEGGITKPYTCGVCGKGFSRYHVENPRPDHLSCHVKHVHSTERPFKCQTCTAAFATKDRLRTHMVRHEGKVSCNICGKLLSAAYITSHLKTHGQSQSINCNTCKQGINKTCMSEETSNQKQQQQQQQQQQQQQQQQQQQQQQQQQQQQQQQQQQQHVTSWPGKQVETLRLWEEAVKARKKDMDFEEPTVTLEWG, encoded by the exons ATGGAGGCCAACTGGACCGCGTTCCTCTTTCAG GCACACGAAGCCTCCCATCACCAACAGCAGGCAGCGCAGAACAGCTTGTTGcctctgctgagctctgcagtggaGCCACCCGATCAGAAGCCGATTCTGCCCTTACCGATAACGCAGAAACCTCAGCCCGCACCGGAAACATTAAAGGATGCTATTGTAGggattaaaaaggaaaaacctaAAACCTCCTTTGTGTGCACTTACTGCAGTAAGGCTTTCAGGGACAGCTACCATTTGAGGCGCCACGAGTCCTGCCACACGGGGATAAAATTGGTGTCACGGCCAAAGAAAACTCCCACCACAATGGTGCCCCTTATCTCCACCATCGCCGGTGACAACAGCCGGAGCTCCTTGGTGTCCACCATCGCGGGCATCCTGTCCACAGTCACTACGTCTTCCTCCGCCACCAACCCCAGCAGCAGCGCCGGTGCCACGGCCATGGCAGTGACGCAGACGGTGAAGAAGCCCAGCAAACCCGTCAAGAAGAACCACGCCTGCGAGATGTGCGGGAAGGCCTTCAGGGACGTGTACCACCTCAACAGGCACAAGCTGTCCCACTCGGATGAAAAACCCTTCGAATGTCCGATTTGCAATCAGCGCTTCAAGAGAAAGGATCGCATGACCTACCACGTGAGGTCTCACGAGGGTGGCATCACGAAACCGTACACCTGTGGTGTTTGTGGAAAAGGCTTCTCGAGGTACCATGTAGAAAATCCCAG GCCTGATCATTTAAGCTGTCACGTTAAACATGTTCATTCAACAGAGAGACCCTTCAAATGCCAA ACGtgcactgctgcctttgccACCAAAGACAGACTGCGGACACACATGGTGCGCCATGAAGGAAAGGTATCGTGTAATATCTGTGGTAAACTTCTGAGTGCAGCATATATCACCAGCCACTTAAAGACACACGGGCAGAGCCAAAGTATCAACTGTAATACCTGTAAACAAGGCATCAATAAAA CATGCATGAGTGAAGAGACCAGcaatcagaagcagcagcagcagcaacagcagcagcagcagcaacaacaacagcaacagcagcaacagcagcagcagcaacagcaacaacagcagcagcaacagcagcagcagcagcatgtcaCAAGTTGGCCTGGAAAGCAGGTAGAGACCTTGAGATTGTGGGAAGAGGCCGTCAAAGCGAGGAAGAAAG ATATGGACTTTGAAGAACCAACAGTAACCCTTGAATGGGGCTAA
- the VEZF1 gene encoding vascular endothelial zinc finger 1 isoform X4, producing the protein MEANWTAFLFQAHEASHHQQQAAQNSLLPLLSSAVEPPDQKPILPLPITQKPQPAPETLKDAIVGIKKEKPKTSFVCTYCSKAFRDSYHLRRHESCHTGIKLVSRPKKTPTTMVPLISTIAGDNSRSSLVSTIAGILSTVTTSSSATNPSSSAGATAMAVTQTVKKPSKPVKKNHACEMCGKAFRDVYHLNRHKLSHSDEKPFECPICNQRFKRKDRMTYHVRSHEGGITKPYTCGVCGKGFSRPDHLSCHVKHVHSTERPFKCQTCTAAFATKDRLRTHMVRHEGKVSCNICGKLLSAAYITSHLKTHGQSQSINCNTCKQGINKTCMSEETSNQKQQQQQQQQQQQQQQQQQQQQQQQQQQQQQQQQQQQHVTSWPGKQVETLRLWEEAVKARKKEAANLCQTSTAATTPVTLTTPFNITSSVASGTITNPVTVAAAMSMRSPVNVSSAVNISSPMNLGHPVTITSPLSMTSPLTLTTPVNLPTPVTAPVNIAHPVTITSPMNLPTPMTLAGPLNIAMRPVESMPFLPQALPTSPPW; encoded by the exons ATGGAGGCCAACTGGACCGCGTTCCTCTTTCAG GCACACGAAGCCTCCCATCACCAACAGCAGGCAGCGCAGAACAGCTTGTTGcctctgctgagctctgcagtggaGCCACCCGATCAGAAGCCGATTCTGCCCTTACCGATAACGCAGAAACCTCAGCCCGCACCGGAAACATTAAAGGATGCTATTGTAGggattaaaaaggaaaaacctaAAACCTCCTTTGTGTGCACTTACTGCAGTAAGGCTTTCAGGGACAGCTACCATTTGAGGCGCCACGAGTCCTGCCACACGGGGATAAAATTGGTGTCACGGCCAAAGAAAACTCCCACCACAATGGTGCCCCTTATCTCCACCATCGCCGGTGACAACAGCCGGAGCTCCTTGGTGTCCACCATCGCGGGCATCCTGTCCACAGTCACTACGTCTTCCTCCGCCACCAACCCCAGCAGCAGCGCCGGTGCCACGGCCATGGCAGTGACGCAGACGGTGAAGAAGCCCAGCAAACCCGTCAAGAAGAACCACGCCTGCGAGATGTGCGGGAAGGCCTTCAGGGACGTGTACCACCTCAACAGGCACAAGCTGTCCCACTCGGATGAAAAACCCTTCGAATGTCCGATTTGCAATCAGCGCTTCAAGAGAAAGGATCGCATGACCTACCACGTGAGGTCTCACGAGGGTGGCATCACGAAACCGTACACCTGTGGTGTTTGTGGAAAAGGCTTCTCGAG GCCTGATCATTTAAGCTGTCACGTTAAACATGTTCATTCAACAGAGAGACCCTTCAAATGCCAA ACGtgcactgctgcctttgccACCAAAGACAGACTGCGGACACACATGGTGCGCCATGAAGGAAAGGTATCGTGTAATATCTGTGGTAAACTTCTGAGTGCAGCATATATCACCAGCCACTTAAAGACACACGGGCAGAGCCAAAGTATCAACTGTAATACCTGTAAACAAGGCATCAATAAAA CATGCATGAGTGAAGAGACCAGcaatcagaagcagcagcagcagcaacagcagcagcagcagcaacaacaacagcaacagcagcaacagcagcagcagcaacagcaacaacagcagcagcaacagcagcagcagcagcatgtcaCAAGTTGGCCTGGAAAGCAGGTAGAGACCTTGAGATTGTGGGAAGAGGCCGTCAAAGCGAGGAAGAAAG AAGCTGCTAACTTGTGCCAAACCTCCACTGCTGCTACTACGCCTGTGACTCTTACTACTCCATTCAATATAACGTCCTCTGTGGCTTCTGGGACTATCACAAACCCAGTCACAGTGGCAGCTGCAATGAGCATGAGAAGTCCAGTAAATGTATCAAGTGCAGTTAATATATCCAGTCCGATGAACCTAGGGCATCCTGTAACTATAACAAGTCCATTATCCATGACATCTCCATTAACGCTCACCACACCGGTCAATCTTCCCACCCCAGTAACCGCTCCAGTGAATATAGCACACCCAGTCACTATCACGTCTCCCATGAACCTCCCCACACCAATGACGTTAGCTGGTCCCTTAAATATAGCAATGAGACCAGTAGAGAGCATGCCTTTCCTGCCCCAGGCCTTGCCCACGTCTCCTCCCTGGTAA
- the VEZF1 gene encoding vascular endothelial zinc finger 1 isoform X3: MEANWTAFLFQAHEASHHQQQAAQNSLLPLLSSAVEPPDQKPILPLPITQKPQPAPETLKDAIVGIKKEKPKTSFVCTYCSKAFRDSYHLRRHESCHTGIKLVSRPKKTPTTMVPLISTIAGDNSRSSLVSTIAGILSTVTTSSSATNPSSSAGATAMAVTQTVKKPSKPVKKNHACEMCGKAFRDVYHLNRHKLSHSDEKPFECPICNQRFKRKDRMTYHVRSHEGGITKPYTCGVCGKGFSRYHVENPRPDHLSCHVKHVHSTERPFKCQTCTAAFATKDRLRTHMVRHEGKVSCNICGKLLSAAYITSHLKTHGQSQSINCNTCKQGINKTCMSEETSNQKQQQQQQQQQQQQQQQQQQQQQQQQQQQQQQQQQQQHVTSWPGKQVETLRLWEEAVKARKKEAANLCQTSTAATTPVTLTTPFNITSSVASGTITNPVTVAAAMSMRSPVNVSSAVNISSPMNLGHPVTITSPLSMTSPLTLTTPVNLPTPVTAPVNIAHPVTITSPMNLPTPMTLAGPLNIAMRPVESMPFLPQALPTSPPW; this comes from the exons ATGGAGGCCAACTGGACCGCGTTCCTCTTTCAG GCACACGAAGCCTCCCATCACCAACAGCAGGCAGCGCAGAACAGCTTGTTGcctctgctgagctctgcagtggaGCCACCCGATCAGAAGCCGATTCTGCCCTTACCGATAACGCAGAAACCTCAGCCCGCACCGGAAACATTAAAGGATGCTATTGTAGggattaaaaaggaaaaacctaAAACCTCCTTTGTGTGCACTTACTGCAGTAAGGCTTTCAGGGACAGCTACCATTTGAGGCGCCACGAGTCCTGCCACACGGGGATAAAATTGGTGTCACGGCCAAAGAAAACTCCCACCACAATGGTGCCCCTTATCTCCACCATCGCCGGTGACAACAGCCGGAGCTCCTTGGTGTCCACCATCGCGGGCATCCTGTCCACAGTCACTACGTCTTCCTCCGCCACCAACCCCAGCAGCAGCGCCGGTGCCACGGCCATGGCAGTGACGCAGACGGTGAAGAAGCCCAGCAAACCCGTCAAGAAGAACCACGCCTGCGAGATGTGCGGGAAGGCCTTCAGGGACGTGTACCACCTCAACAGGCACAAGCTGTCCCACTCGGATGAAAAACCCTTCGAATGTCCGATTTGCAATCAGCGCTTCAAGAGAAAGGATCGCATGACCTACCACGTGAGGTCTCACGAGGGTGGCATCACGAAACCGTACACCTGTGGTGTTTGTGGAAAAGGCTTCTCGAGGTACCATGTAGAAAATCCCAG GCCTGATCATTTAAGCTGTCACGTTAAACATGTTCATTCAACAGAGAGACCCTTCAAATGCCAA ACGtgcactgctgcctttgccACCAAAGACAGACTGCGGACACACATGGTGCGCCATGAAGGAAAGGTATCGTGTAATATCTGTGGTAAACTTCTGAGTGCAGCATATATCACCAGCCACTTAAAGACACACGGGCAGAGCCAAAGTATCAACTGTAATACCTGTAAACAAGGCATCAATAAAA CATGCATGAGTGAAGAGACCAGcaatcagaagcagcagcagcagcaacagcagcagcagcagcaacaacaacagcaacagcagcaacagcagcagcagcaacagcaacaacagcagcagcaacagcagcagcagcagcatgtcaCAAGTTGGCCTGGAAAGCAGGTAGAGACCTTGAGATTGTGGGAAGAGGCCGTCAAAGCGAGGAAGAAAG AAGCTGCTAACTTGTGCCAAACCTCCACTGCTGCTACTACGCCTGTGACTCTTACTACTCCATTCAATATAACGTCCTCTGTGGCTTCTGGGACTATCACAAACCCAGTCACAGTGGCAGCTGCAATGAGCATGAGAAGTCCAGTAAATGTATCAAGTGCAGTTAATATATCCAGTCCGATGAACCTAGGGCATCCTGTAACTATAACAAGTCCATTATCCATGACATCTCCATTAACGCTCACCACACCGGTCAATCTTCCCACCCCAGTAACCGCTCCAGTGAATATAGCACACCCAGTCACTATCACGTCTCCCATGAACCTCCCCACACCAATGACGTTAGCTGGTCCCTTAAATATAGCAATGAGACCAGTAGAGAGCATGCCTTTCCTGCCCCAGGCCTTGCCCACGTCTCCTCCCTGGTAA